The window AGCGTTCGATATCGAACACGTTGTTGATCGAGCCGGCGTCGATGGTCAGGTTGTCGCGCCGCGCAAAGCGGTGCCGCAGCGCGGACTCACAAACGCTGTCGCTCTCGGCCAGGATCACGCGCTCTTTGGTCAAGAGGTAGCCGCTGAGGCTGCCAATGCCCGAGCCGATTTGCAGCACGCGCTCGCCGAAATGTGGGTGGGCGCGCTCCGCAATCCAGCGCTGCAAGCGCGTGGCGCGATCGCACGTCTTGAGCGCCTCGAAGGCGTGATGATCGGAGAAATGGCGATCGACAAAGCGGCAGCGCAGCATCTCGCCAATGGCCTTGAGGCCATCGATGGGGCGAATCTTCTTCCCCTCGGCGAAGCTGCGGCCGGCGTAGCTGATCGGCGCCTCGTAGATGCGCGCGCCCCACTGCGCCAGCCGGCTGGTGAGTTCGGGTTCGAGCGTGAAGGTGGCGCTCTTCAGGCGCAGCTGCCGCAGCACGTCGGCCCGCACCACCTTGTAGCAGGTTTCCATGTCGGTCAGCGTCAGGCCAGTGAGCAAGTTGCTCATCAAGGTGAGAAAGCGATTCACCTGCGTATGCCAGAAGTGCGGCACGCGGCGGGCAGGACTGGCGTAGCGCGAGCCAAAGACGGCGTCGGCCTTCCCGTCGAGAATCGGTTGGACCAGCGCTGGAAACTCGTGCGGGTCGTATTCCAGGTCGGCGTCTTGCACCACGGCGATATCGCCGGTCATGTGGCCGATGGCGGTGCGTATGGCGGTTCCCTTACCGCCGTTCTTTTCGTGTCGCACCGCGACAATTCGCGCGTCGGTCGCCGCCAGGCGCTGCGCCAGCTCCCAACTGCCATCGCGCGAGCAGTCGTCGACCATCACCAGTTCGATGTCGAGCGAAACGGGGCTGGTGAGCACCCGCCGCACGATCGACTCCAGCGTCCAGCGTTCGTTGTACACCGGCATCAGAACCGAGAGCTTGCGAAATGAAGTGGCTTCGCCCATCGAACTGCCGCGTCCCTGAGGAGTTTTATTGCTGGTCGCGCCAGCAGTGAACCTGCGAATCAGGCGAAATGCTGGCGCATGCTGCTGGCCGCCTGCCAAAATCGGGCGGCGGATTGTAGCCACGCGTGCAGGGCGGCGAAATATCAATGAACTTGTTCCGCCCACGCCGCCAACGTGCCCTCGGTTATCGGCAAGTCTGGCACTTCGGGTCGAGTAAAGTTGCGGCCAGTTTGTCGCGAGCGCTAACGAGGCAAGGTAGCTTTCAGCTCGATCGGCGGCGACGAGGCCGCGATAGCCGTCGCGCCGCGGGCTACCCAGCGCGCCAGCAAGTAGTTTGCTAGCAGCGCGGCCGGGGCCGCCGGCCAGATGGCGCAGACCAGCGCCGGTTCGTAATAGTAGAGCAAGACGAATGGCAGCGCCATCGTCAACGGAGGGCCAAAGAGCGCCAGCGGCACAATCACCAACTGACAGACCACACGGCGGCGCCAATCGACCACGCCGGCGGCGGAGACCAGTCGCACCCCCAGCCACCAGGAGCCGACCGACTCGATCACCAGCACCGCCAGCACGAGCCACGCTTCGCCGATCCATGGCGCCGCGGCAACGCGCGACACGCCCGCGCCCAAAAGCGACAACCAAAGCAGCAGACACACCACGTCGACCATCGTGTAACTCACGGTCCGGCCGCGTGGATCGCCGCGACTTGTGAGCGGGCGCAACACGCGATGCGTGAGGTCGATCCAAGCCAGGATTAGCAGGCAGGCTACGGCAACAAACGGGAGAATGCCCAGCAGCCATTGGAGTTCTTCAACCATGCCGTGCCACCGAGAAGACCCTTATTAGCTGTTGGCCACCCAGCCCGCCAGGCGATAACTGGCGCGGAGCAAGACCAGCGTGCCGAGCGCGGCCAGCAGCGAGCCGGTGACGACCCCTGGCATCCATGCGCGCTCGCTCGTCAGACGCAGCGACAACAGCGTAGCGAGCGCGAGAAAGACCAGCGGAAAGAACAACGCGGTCGGCGCCACCAACAGTTGAAACACGCTGCGCCGGGCGATGCCTTGAATCCGCGCCCGCGACAGCCAGACCAGCGCCAGTCGCCACCCCGACAGCACCGACAGGCCGCCGATGACGAACACGATGGGCGCCAGCGGCCGAAGTTGCTGCGCCGAGGCGAGCGCTGCGCCGATCATGCCCAGCAAGGAGAACTCGACAAAGAGGCAGGCCAGGTCGGTGACCAGAAACTGCGTGGGGCGCCGCTCGCTGGCCCAACGCGCGAGCACCGGCGCCAGCACGGCGCGGGCGGCCTCGATCCAGACCCAAAACGGCGCCGTGACCGCCAGTAGGATGGTCGCAAAGATCACCAGCGCCGCTAGTCCGCCCAGCAGCATTTCGACCGCGAGTTGGAGAAGGCCCATCATGAGATCACGCGGTTTGCGCCGCCAATAGTCGGGGCTTGGCTCGCGCCGCCGCCAGATCATCGTTTCGCAAAAACGGCCAGGCGGCGTAGTCGCCAAGTTGATCGCGGCGTCGCACTTTCTCCGAGGCGCGCGCCCGAGCAAGTCGGAATAGCCACCAGCAAACGCCGAACAACGCGAGTGGTATGACGTACAGCCGGCTATCGGCTAATCCAAAACCAATCGTTACCACGCCAGCAAGGGCGGTGATGAAGATCAAGCAGATGTTCAACAATTCAATCCCAAACGATTCTCTTGGCCACTCGTACTCGCAATCGGAATGCAGAAACACCACGCAGCGGGCCAAGTCGGTGCGAAAATCGTTGGGCAGGCGATAGCGCCCGCGGAATCGAGAGCAATTGACCTCGGCGTAGAGATACCATGCCCATTCATCGACTTTGCGCACTCCCAAATCTTGTGATTGACGCGCGATTGATTTCGCGTGATCGTCAAAGTAATCGTTTGTGATGGCGCCGCTCCCCAGGTGACGGAGCAACTCGGCCACTTGCCGGCGCGCTTCGCGATCGATCATGACATAACCTC is drawn from Pirellulales bacterium and contains these coding sequences:
- a CDS encoding glycosyltransferase, whose translation is MGEATSFRKLSVLMPVYNERWTLESIVRRVLTSPVSLDIELVMVDDCSRDGSWELAQRLAATDARIVAVRHEKNGGKGTAIRTAIGHMTGDIAVVQDADLEYDPHEFPALVQPILDGKADAVFGSRYASPARRVPHFWHTQVNRFLTLMSNLLTGLTLTDMETCYKVVRADVLRQLRLKSATFTLEPELTSRLAQWGARIYEAPISYAGRSFAEGKKIRPIDGLKAIGEMLRCRFVDRHFSDHHAFEALKTCDRATRLQRWIAERAHPHFGERVLQIGSGIGSLSGYLLTKERVILAESDSVCESALRHRFARRDNLTIDAGSINNVFDIERWRREKIDTILLADWLGHRASQHTIEACANLLPEEGRLVLFAPSDSDDPESSSLFSRLHHAGLQVTSHDEVGRLPRWLAARFDSAEPLAVASRLRWLNRWLPLARLVDRASVGCPLAHLVVAQKRAAAALRVAA